A stretch of Salvelinus alpinus chromosome 4, SLU_Salpinus.1, whole genome shotgun sequence DNA encodes these proteins:
- the LOC139573395 gene encoding C-X-C chemokine receptor type 3-2-like translates to MDHVKATTDYYFYEDSYSFSPETGSSQSSGVPCNQDGIMDFTRSYSPVVYSLVFVLALVGNILVLCVLMRYRTSQTGGTCSFSLTDTFLLHLAVSDLLLALTLPLFAVQWAHLWVFGVAACKISGALFSLNRYSGILFLACISFDRYLAIVHAISTGWKRNTCHAQIACALIWTVCFGLSGVDIAFRQVVKVEVGRSGDHQGLLVCQTVFPHSSVQWQVGMPLVNLVLGFGLPLLVMLYCYIRIFRSLCNASRRQKRKSLHLIVSLVSIFVLCWAPYNSFQLAESLKKLGVISGDCQFGRTVDIGILVSESMGLSHCALNPLLYGFVGVKFRRELTRMCKGLLGQRFYPGMNRWGGQRRARRTTGSFSSAESENTSHFSVMA, encoded by the exons ATGGATCACGTCAAGGCAACAACAGATTACTAT TTTTATGAAGACAGCTACAGCTTTTCACCTGAAACAGGCAGTAGCCAATCCAGTGGCGTGCCCTGCAACCAGGATGGCATCATGGACTTCACCCGGAGCTACTCCCCTGTGGTCTACAGCCTGGTGTTTGTGCTGGCGCTGGTGGGTAACATCCTGGTGCTGTGTGTGCTGATGCGCTACCGCACCTCTCAGACAGGTGGGACCTGCTCCTTCTCCCTCACCGACACCTTCCTGCTCCACCTGGCCGTGTCCGACCTCCTGCTGGCCCTCACGCTGCCCCTGTTCGCCGTCCAGTGGGCCCACCTGTGGGTGTTCGGCGTGGCCGCCTGCAAGATTTCCGGAGCCCTGTTCTCTCTGAACCGCTACAGCGGCATCCTGTTCCTGGCCTGCATCAGTTTCGACCGCTACCTAGCCATCGTCCACGCCATCAGCACCGGCTGGAAACGCAACACCTGCCATGCCCAGATTGCCTGTGCCCTCATCTGGACAGTGTGCTTTGGCCTGAGTGGGGTGGACATCGCCTTTAGACAGGTGGTGAAGGTGGAAGTGGGGCGCTCGGGGGATCATCAGGGCTTGCTGGTGTGCCAGACGGTGTTCCCCCACAGCTCAGTGCAGTGGCAGGTGGGGATGCCGCTAGTCAACTTGGTGCTGGGTTTTGGGCTGCCCCTGCTGGTCATGCTCTACTGCTACATCCGTATCTTCCGCTCCCTTTGCAACGCCTCGCGCCGCCAGAAGAGGAAGTCCCTTCACCTCATCGTCTCCCTGGTGTCCATTTTTGTGCTCTGCTGGGCACCCTACAACTCCTTCCAATTGGCCGAAAGCCTGAAGAAGCTGGGCGTGATTAGTGGAGACTGCCAGTTCGGCCGCACGGTGGACATCGGGATCCTGGTGTCTGAGAGCATGGGGCTGTCACACTGTGCCTTGAACCCGCTGCTGTACGGCTTTGTGGGGGTGAAGTTTAGGAGGGAGCTGACCAGAATGTGTAAGGGGCTGCTGGGACAGAGGTTCTATCCAGGGATGAACAGatggggaggacagaggagagcacGGAGGACCACTGGGTCCTTCAGCTCAGCAGAGAGCGAGAACACCTCCCACTTCTCTGTCATGGCGTGA